Proteins from a single region of Caloramator sp. E03:
- the rsxA gene encoding electron transport complex subunit RsxA, producing the protein MRIFIILFSAILINNFVLSRFLGICSFLGVSKKTDTAFGMGLAVTFVMTLASIISYVVYHFILVPLNIKYLYTVAFILVIAALVQFVEMVIQKTSPALYKALGIYLPLITTNCAVLAVAVINMNENYNFIESIVNGIGAALGYFLAIVLLAGIRERIDNNESMPLALKGFPISLITAGLMSIAFLGFQGLIK; encoded by the coding sequence ATGAGAATATTTATTATACTTTTTAGTGCAATTCTCATAAATAACTTTGTACTTTCAAGGTTTCTTGGAATATGTTCATTCCTTGGTGTATCTAAAAAAACTGATACGGCATTTGGAATGGGACTTGCAGTTACTTTTGTTATGACTTTAGCCTCTATAATTTCTTATGTTGTATATCACTTTATATTAGTACCTTTAAATATAAAGTATCTTTATACTGTAGCTTTTATATTAGTTATTGCCGCACTTGTTCAGTTTGTTGAAATGGTTATTCAAAAGACAAGTCCAGCACTTTATAAAGCTCTTGGAATTTATCTGCCACTTATAACAACAAACTGTGCTGTGCTTGCTGTTGCTGTTATTAATATGAACGAAAATTACAATTTTATTGAATCAATTGTTAATGGAATTGGTGCAGCTCTTGGATACTTTCTCGCAATTGTTCTTCTTGCTGGTATTAGGGAAAGAATTGATAATAATGAAAGTATGCCCCTTGCACTTAAGGGATTTCCAATATCCCTTATTACAGCAGGACTAATGTCAATAGCTTTTCTTGGTTTCCAAGGATTAATTAAATAG